A single region of the Pan troglodytes isolate AG18354 chromosome 18, NHGRI_mPanTro3-v2.0_pri, whole genome shotgun sequence genome encodes:
- the FBXL16 gene encoding F-box/LRR-repeat protein 16, protein MSSPGIDGDPKPPCLPRNGLVKLPGQPNGLGAASITKGTPATKNRPCQPPPPPTLPPPSLAAPLSRAALAGGPCPPAGGPASALAPGHPVERPPLATDEKILNGLFWYFSACEKCVLAQVCKAWRRVLYQPKFWAGLTPVLHAKELYNVLPGGEKEFVNLQGFAARGFEGFCLVGVSDLDICEFIDNYALSKKGVKAMSLKRSTITDAGLEVMLEQMQGVVRLELSGCNDFTEAGLWSSLSARITSLSVSDCINVADDAIAAISQLLPNLAELSLQAYHVTDTALAYFTARQGHSTHTLRLLSCWEITNHGVVNVVHSLPNLTALSLSGCSKVTDDGVELVAENLRKLRSLDLSWCPRITDMALEYVACDLHRLEELVLDRCVRITDTGLSYLSTMSSLRSLYLRWCCQVQDFGLKHLLALGSLRLLSLAGCPLLTTTGLSGLVQLQELEELELTNCPGATPELFKYFSQHLPRCLVIE, encoded by the exons ATGTCGAGCCCGGGCATCGACGGCGACCCCAAGCCTCCATGCTTGCCTCGAAACGGTCTGGTGAAGCTGCCGGGCCAGCCCAACGGCCTGGGTGCGGCCAGCATCACCAAGGGCACGCCAGCCACCAAGAACCGCCCCTGCCAgccaccacccccacccaccctcccaccacccagCCTGGCTGCTCCACTGTCCCGGGCTGCCCTGGCTGGGGGCCCGTGCCCCCCGGCAGGTGGACCAGCCTCAGCCTTGGCACCTGGGCACCCAGTGGAGCGGCCGCCGCTGGCCACGGACGAGAAGATCCTCAATGGGCTCTTCTGGTATTTCTCGGCCTGCGAGAAGTGTGTGCTGGCCCAGGTGTGCAAGGCCTGGCGGCGCGTGCTGTACCAGCCCAAGTTCTGGGCAGGCCTCACGCCGGTGCTGCATGCCAAGGAGCTCTACAACGTGCTGCCTGGTGGCGAGAAGGAGTTCGTGAACCTGCAGGGTTTTGCCGCCAGAGGCTTCGAGGGCTTCTGCCTGGTTGGCGTCTCCGACCTGGACATCTGTGAGTTCATTGACAACTATGCGCTCTCCAAGAAGGGTGTCAAAGCCATGAGCCTCAAGCGCTCCACCATCACGGACGCAGGCCTCGAG GTTATGCTTGAACAGATGCAGGGCGTGGTGCGTCTGGAGCTGTCGGGCTGCAACGACTTCACCGAGGCCGGGCTGTGGTCCAGCCTGAGCGCGCGCATCACCTCGCTGAGCGTGAGTGACTGCATCAACGTGGCCGACGACGCCATCGCGGCCATCTCGCAGCTGCTGCCCAACCTGGCGGAGCTGAGCCTGCAGGCCTACCACGTGACGGACACGGCGCTGGCCTACTTCACGGCGCGCCAGGGCCACAGCACGCACACGCTGCGCCTGCTCTCCTGCTGGGAGATCACCAACCACGGCGTGGTCAACGTGGTGCACAGCCTGCCCAACCTCACCGCGCTCAGCCTCTCGGGCTGCTCCAAGGTCACCGACGACGGCGTGGAGCTCGTGGCCGAGAACCTGCGCAAGCtgcgcagccttgacctctcgtGGTGCCCACGCATCACCGACATGGCGCTGGAGTACGTGGCCTGCGACCTGCACCGCCTAGAGGAGCTCGTGCTCGACAG GTGTGTACGCATCACGGACACTGGCCTCAGCTATCTGTCCACCATGTCGTCCCTCCGCAGCCTCTACCTGCGATGGTGCTGCCAG GTGCAAGACTTCGGGCTGAAGCACCTCCTGGCCCTGGGGAGTTTGCGCCTCCTGTCTCTGGCAG GCTGCCCGCTGCTCACCACCACCGGGCTGTCGGGCCTGGTGCAGCTgcaggagctggaggagctggAGCTGACCAACTGCCCCGGGGCCACCCCCGAGCTCTTCAAGTATTTCTCGCAGCACCTGCCCCGCTGCCTCGTCATTGAGTAG